In Plodia interpunctella isolate USDA-ARS_2022_Savannah chromosome 22, ilPloInte3.2, whole genome shotgun sequence, the following proteins share a genomic window:
- the LOC128679733 gene encoding uncharacterized protein LOC128679733, producing MDEQFIESVKKYPCLWNTSIDTYKLTDVKDAAWENVLKETQLSDVKTAKSKWKKLRDSHRDALKRKNATRSGQSGKQIREWKYEKVMEFLIPYMTNRNRTTNYTSQTNINEQETNSLESNVTDEFFETSSNHTRSTPEDRPSVQHSPSPTSSVSASTCRNATRKSDEISNLLIQHHANRERIRQEKLEIQSLIEKNNTLDEIDTFFLSISKSVKKLSQYMQLQAKRKIFNVLLELEELELQNTWYNTNENNWYSPGYTSAPGPSSTPGPSSTQAPVLTSTQAGGPNSTQAPVLTSTQAGGPNSTQAPVPSSTQIPGPSSTQAPVPSLEDTHMTDEQIEAFRNEEDTYDNL from the exons atggatgaacaatttattgaatcagtaaaaaaatatccatgtCTATGGAACACATCAATAGATACCTATAAACTTACTGACGTCAAAGATGCAGCTTGGGAGAACGTTTTGAAAGAAACTCAATTATCTGACG taaaaacGGCTAAATCTAAGTGGAAAAAGTTGAGAGACAGCCACCGGGACGCATTAAAAAGGAAGAATGCCACTAGAAGTGGACAGAGTGGTAAACAAATTCGTGAATGGAAATATGAGAAGGTAATGGAATTTTTGATACCATATATGACGAATAGAAACAGGACTACAAATTATACctcacaaacaaatataaatgaacaGGAAACAAATTCATTGGAAAGTAATGTAACCGATGAGTTTTTTGAAACATCAAGCAATCATACAAGAAGCACTCCAGAAGATCGTCCATCTGTACAACATTCGCCGTCACCGACATCAAGCGTCTCAGCCTCGACATGCAGAAATGCAACAAGAAAATCGgatgaaataagtaatttacttATACAGCACCATGCAAACCGTGAAAGAATACGCCAAGAAAAACTAGAAATACAATCATTgatagagaaaaataataccCTTGACGAAATTGACACTTTTTTTCTGTCGATATCAAAAAGTGTAAAAAAGCTTTCTCAATATATGCAGCTTCAGGCTAaacgtaaaattttcaatgttcTTTTAGAATTGGAAGAACTTGAGCTACAAAACACATGGTATaacacaaatgaaaataattggtATTCCCCCGGTTACACTTCAGCACCGGGTCCAAGTTCGACACCGGGTCCTAGCTCAACACAGGCACCGGTTCTTACATCAACACAGGCCGGTGGTCCTAACTCAACACAGGCACCGGTTCTTACATCAACACAGGCCGGTGGTCCTAACTCAACACAGGCACCGGTTCCTAGCTCAACACAAATACCGGGTCCAAGTTCGACACAGGCACCTGTTCCAAGCTTGGAAGATACGCACATGACCGATGAACAGATAGAAGCATTCAGAAACGAAGAAGACACATATGATAATTTGTAA
- the LOC135309944 gene encoding uncharacterized protein LOC135309944, whose protein sequence is MTLELSLLDSSSDDEFESEIDDLLISELRRERKRKHRFWIENHITFRNNHGEYKTLFMTLSNEKFEDYYRLSRHHFQIIHEMIKEKIEKMDTTYRECISSAERLAITLRYMATGDSYQTIAYSYRIGKTTVGRIINEVTDAIWDCLKPLVLEEIKDEHKWRKISENFQISCDFPHCVGAIDGKHVTIKAPPNCGSDYFNYLKAGTPPKQRCVRCAVCCARRDVFQLAGLHQSGDVCGVLCAVREEMFFSSRDSTKAEMCAVCCVLCEKRCFSARVRGVECSVRILTRKVDDVAIITKKVSSFT, encoded by the exons ATGACATTGGAACTGAGTTTGTTAGACAGTTCGTCAGACGATGAATTCGAAAGTGAGATCGATGATCTATTAATAAGTGAATTGCGAAgggaaagaaaaagaaaacaccGTTTTTGGATAGAAAATCATATTACATTCAGAAATAATCACGGAGAATACAAGACGTTATTTATGACACTAAGTAatgaaaaatttgaagattattATCGACTATCACGACaccattttcaaattatacatgaaatgattaaagaaaaaattgaaaaaatggaTACTACTTATCGAGAATGTATAAGTTCTGCCGAAAGGCTTGCCATCACCCTGAG ATACATGGCAACAGGAGATTCATACCAAACCATAGCTTATAGTTACAGAATCGGTAAAACCACTGTAGGAAGGATAATCAATGAAGTTACCGATGCTATATGGGATTGTTTAAAACCATTAGTTCTAGAAGAAATTAAAGATGAACATAAGTGGAGAaaaatttctgaaaattttcaaatttcttgTGACTTTCCTCATTGTGTTGGAGCTATTGACGGCAAACATGTGACAATAAAAGCACCTCCAAACTGTGGTTCAGATTACTTTAACTATCTTAAGGCCGGGACTCCACCAAAGCAGAGATGTGTGCGGTGTGCTGTGTGCTGTGCGAGAAGAGATGTTTTTCAGCTCGCGGGACTCCACCAAAGCGGAGATGTGTGCGGTGTGCTGTGTGCTGTGCGAGAAGAGATGTTTTTCAGCTCGCGGGACTCCACCAAAGCGGAGATGTGTGCGGTGTGCTGTGTGCTGTGCGAGAAGAGATGTTTTTCAGCTCGGGTGCGGGGCGTTGAGTGCTCAGTACGCATTCTGACACGAAAGGTAGACGATGTcgctattattacaaaaaaagtatCTTCTTTTACTTGA
- the LOC128679731 gene encoding uncharacterized protein LOC128679731, with protein sequence HTYFYIKGKEAKSHWKKLRDSHREALRRRKTSTGQAAQNLKPWKYEALMEFLLTQKENNETSSNYSSQLQETSQDTQNSSDTNTNNDSIESPAPPPDPPLATSSTIQSEKKNSMQTEITEILRIREKNGEQRRIERNEERMRQIDSNRPRDALTDLFASLCQKTRDLPKYLQLRVQREIFETITRAEEEALSYDSVNNYYCSTPSTSSSYGYTSATNYQTTNLPDASPLPDVSTLRDVSTLADTRTLPDASTLPDASTVPDASTVPDASILHDVSHLTDNNSQHLA encoded by the coding sequence catacatatttttatattaaaggtAAAGAAGCGAAATCCCATTGGAAAAAACTAAGAGACAGCCATAGAGAAGCTCTGCGTCGACGTAAAACTTCCACGGGCCAGGCAGCACAAAACTTGAAGCCATGGAAGTACGAGGCTTTAATGGAATTTTTACTgacacaaaaagaaaataacgaAACTTCTTCAAATTACTCAAGTCAGTTACAAGAGACAAGTCAAGATACTCAAAACAGTTCGGATACAAATACGAATAACGATTCTATTGAATCGCCTGCCCCGCCTCCTGATCCTCCACTCGCAACATCGTCTACAATTCAATCTGAAAAGAAGAACAGCATGCAAACGGAAATAACAGAGATTCTTCGGATCCGCGAGAAAAATGGAGAGCAAAGACGAATAGAAAGAAATGAAGAAAGAATGAGACAAATTGATTCAAATCGACCACGAGATGCATTAACTGATTTATTCGCTAGTCTTTGTCAAAAGACACGCGATCTTCCAAAGTATTTACAATTGAGAGTACAACGagaaatttttgaaacaattaCTCGTGCTGAAGAAGAAGCATTGTCCTATGACTCAGTAAATAATTACTACTGCTCCACGCCATCTACCTCGTCTTCTTATGGATACACAAGTGCCACAAATTATCAAACCACCAATTTACCTGATGCTAGCCCCTTGCCCGATGTCAGCACCTTACGTGATGTCAGCACACTGGCTGATACCAGAACACTGCCTGATGCCAGCACTCTGCCTGATGCCAGCACCGTACCTGATGCCAGCACCGTGCCTGATGCCAGCATCTTGCATGATGTCAGCCACTTGACCGATAATAACAGCCAGCACCTTGCCTGA
- the LOC128679723 gene encoding uncharacterized protein LOC128679723, with protein sequence MQKEKLIEEVRKYPLLYDLSDPKYSDVHKKEKAWNEIAIVLSQPASECKKIWQNLREYHRRAIKKKATKSGQSTNTNKKWQYETEMSFLLPHYKERSTVTSVDNTDDGDDENSLSAAEILANVTNNEESQDSSITSERPESSVSMYDSSRSVFPDIPKTTKRKKLQETSASAVLMEYLLKNKHDEDGKQNDEMDNFFLSISSTVKKLSTYNQALLKSRIFNLVSEAEIQELQNNRNCSYDDFFAPGTSGYTTQNLNAGTTGSIYTTQNLNAGTTGSIYTTQNLNAGTTGSSYTTQNLNAGTTGSSTASTQQQNTTPMEESRVDGSS encoded by the exons ATGCAGAAAGAAAAGTTGATAGAAGAAGTGCGAAAATATCCGCTACTATACGACCTTAGTGATCCGAAATATAGTGACGTACATAAGAAGGAAAAGGCATGGAATGAAATCGCTATTGTATTGTCGCAACCAG cGTCAGAATGTAAGAAGATATGGCAAAACTTAAGGGAATATCATAGAAGAGCCATTAAAAAGAAAGCAACTAAAAGTGGTCAGAgtactaatactaataaaaaatggcaATATGAAACTgaaatgtcttttttattaccaCATTATAAAGAACGGTCTACAGTGACGTCAGTGGACAACACAGATGATGGTGATGATGAAAATAGCTTATCTGCTGCGGAAATTCTTGCCAATGTGACTAATAATGAAGAATCTCAAGACTCGTCAATTACCTCGGAGCGTCCTGAATCTTCGGTGTCTATGTACGATTCATCTAGATCAGTGTTTCCTGACATTCCAAAAACGACAAAACGAAAGAAATTGCAAGAAACAAGTGCATCGGCGGTTTTAatggaatatttattaaaaaacaaacacgatGAAGATGGAAAGCAGAATGACGAAAtggataatttttttttaagtatttctagcacagtaaaaaaattatctaccTATAATCAAGCACTTTTAAAGtcaagaatttttaatttagtttcgGAAGCTGAAATACAAGAACTGCAAAATAATCGAAACTGTTCCTATGATGATTTTTTTGCACCAGGAACTTCTGGCTACACAACTCAAAACCTAAATGCAGGTACTACCGGTAGTATCTACACAACTCAAAACCTAAATGCAGGTACTACCGGTAGTATCTACACAACTCAAAACCTAAATGCAGGTACTACCGGTAGTAGCTACACAACTCAAAACCTAAATGCAGGTACTACCGGTAGTAGCACCGCTAGCACCCAACAGCAAAATACAACGCCTATGGAAGAATCGAGGGTTGATGGTTCTTCTTAA
- the LOC128679718 gene encoding uncharacterized protein LOC128679718, with the protein MVTSGQRGVKEWPTRCQRVGNAYSTDNSSNLSFRLNFVQRSRVAYEMSNFTFSELAIIAIIFDNENERNSRKRRYWVHDMLRQRKSEGEYWNIRKRLLDDEEKFYIYFRMPRYLFYYILNIIEDDIYKRNTRFREAVSPEEKLAVTLRYLISGCSFRTMSSSFRLGESTIRSILKDVCNAIINTMKGKFMPTPTTEDWKRIADGFNKKWNFPNCIGAIDGKHVNIIAPPSSGSLFFNYKKHFSIVLMAIVDDKYRFIAVDIGAYGRNSDGGILASSRLGRAIEMNTFNIPTDTPLPGTEIIMPHVFVADEAFPLKWNLLRPYPRSSGISEKERIYNNRLSRARRVVENAFGILYQKFGIYNKNLHLHPKYVDIVVFATCILHNVMRCYNITSDDEVNTRQSSANNDDEQRLLSNLSTIPEDISESSASAFETRDMFATYFQSPEGRVPWQHLI; encoded by the exons ATGGTCACTAGTGGACAACGCGGTGTCAAGGAGTGGCCAACGCGGTGCCAACGAGTGGGTAATGCGTATTCAACAGACAACTCGTCTAACCTCAGTTTTCGGTTAAATTTTGTCCAAAGAAGTCGTGTTGCTTATGAAATGTCGAACTTTACATTCAGTGAACTGGCGATTATAGctattatatttgataatgaaaatgaaCGAAACAGCAGGAAAAGAAGATATTGGGTACATGATATGTTGCGACAAAGGAAATCAGAAGGGGAATATTGGAATATCCGGAAACGTCTGCTAGATGACGAAGAAAAATTCTATATCTATTTCCGTATGCCGAGatacttgttttattatatacttaatattattgagGACGACATCTACAAAAGAAACACGCGATTTAGAGAAGCTGTATCACCGGAAGAAAAGCTGGCAGTGACATTAAG GTACTTGATTAGTGGCTGTTCATTTAGGACTATGAGTTCAAGCTTTCGGTTAGGCGAAAGTACCATCCGGTCGATATTAAAAGATGTGTGCAATGCgattataaatacaatgaaGGGGAAGTTCATGCCCACACCTACTACCGAAGACTGGAAAAGAATCGCAGAtggtttcaataaaaaatggaattttCCAAACTGTATAGGTGCCATCGACGGCAAACATGTAAACATAATTGCCCCTCCTAGCAGCGGCTcgctattttttaattataaaaaacactTCTCTATCGTCCTCATGGCTATCGTCGATGATAAATACAGATTTATAGCTGTCGATATAGGGGCCTATGGCAGGAATAGTGATGGCGGAATTTTGGCATCGTCAAGATTAGGAAGAGCGATTGAAatgaatacatttaatattccaACTGACACACCATTACCTGGTACTGAAATAATAATGCCACATGTTTTTGTAGCCGACGAAGCGTTTCctttaaaatggaatttattGCGACCATATCCACGTTCAAGTGGCATTTCAGAAAAGGAAAGAATATACAATAATCGCTTATCGCGAGCTCGCAGAGTAGTTGAAAACGCGTTCGGCAtcttatatcaaaaatttggaatttataataagaatttGCATTTACACCCAAAATATGTTGATATTGTGGTCTTTGCGACGTGTATTTTACACAATGTCATGCGgtgttataatataacatcCGATGATGAAGTCAACACAAGGCAGAGTTCGGCCAATAATGATGATGAACAGAGATTACTAAGTAATCTAAGTACAATTCCAGAAGATATAAGTGAATCTTCGGCATCTGCTTTTGAAACTCGTGATATGTTTGCAACTTATTTTCAATCTCCCGAAGGACGAGTTCCGTGGCAGCATTTAATATAG
- the LOC128679724 gene encoding spastin-like has protein sequence MAVVWSSEQILTLIELYQNSQILWDTSHSDYKNKIKKNDAWESIATTLNKPRKDVEGKIHNIRSQFLRERKKIASSKSTGSASGDVHKSNWFAYDSLLFLVKGATSSGSMDSMNAQTSESSVAHEEIPAASQVLTQPPEAPTSPPPLPTQPMPLTNTQNKRKKDDLSEVYEIMKSAKARMDQPKDEYQIYADYIASELRNIKNEHAVLQTKYFINNILLEARMGKYNYTENAMGSNSSDTQSYQSYGYRSASQQSSYSTNSVNNNIVTANASHVNNDNGASAEPTHIEFRQFENIQELVSHFESETQNKE, from the exons ATGGCAGTAGTGTGGTCCAGTGAGCAAATATTGACCCTTATCGAGTTGTATCAAAATTCGCAAATATTGTGGGACACTTCACATAgtgattataaaaacaaaataaaaaaaaatgatgcaTGGGAATCTATCGCGACTACATTAAATAAACCTAGAAAAGACGTCGAGGGAAAAATACACAACATAAGGTCTCAGTTTCTCAgggagagaaaaaaaatagcgAGCTCAAAATCTACAGGAAGTGCAAGTGGGGATGTTCACAAAAGTAACTGGTTTGCGTATGATTCGCTGCTTTTCCTAGTAAAAGGGGCGACAAGTTCGGGCAGTATGGACTCTATGAATGCGCAG ACATCTGAAAGTTCGGTGGCACACGAAGAAATACCAGCGGCATCGCAAGTATTAACGCAACCACCAGAAGCACCAACGTCGCCGCCACCATTACCAACGCAACCAATGCCGCTTACAAATACtcaaaataaaaggaaaaaagatGATCTGAGTGAGgtatatgaaataatgaaGAGTGCAAAAGCCAGGATGGATCAACCAAAAGATGAATATCAAATTTACGCCGACTATATAGCTTCAGagttaagaaatataaagaatGAACATGCTGTGCTACAGACgaagtactttattaataatatcttattAGAGGCTAGGATGggaaaatataactatacaGAAAACGCAATGGGATCTAATTCAAGCGATACTCAAAGTTATCAAAGTTATGGATACCGTTCTGCTTCTCAACAGTCATCCTATTCAACAAAttctgttaataataatatcgtcACTGCTAATGCCTCTCAtgttaataatgataatggAGCATCTGCAGAACCAACTCACATAGAATTTCGACAATTTGAGAATATTCAGGAACTAGTTTCCCACTTTGAATCAGAAACGCAAAACaaagaataa
- the LOC128679719 gene encoding uncharacterized protein LOC128679719, with amino-acid sequence MTCSHWPVATSMSPEEVVLFSAAYIIIRKTIAKRKKKRWWVREYLQQRESSSLLSSLRMRDGSFENFTRMSRTDFEILLNMVGPAIVKQDTKFRKSIDPHIRLAVTLRYLATGDSYGSLSYTFRVSKQVICHTIPKVCQELIKALNSFVKTPTNVNEWKEKSRNFEILWNFPHCIGAIDGKHVLLEAPPNSGSDYYNYKENYSLVLLAIVDAEYNFVYVNCGAKGKSSDSGVFQETPFYKALNEQQLNLPDPEPLTQGGPNITYVLVGDSAFALSENMMRPYPGIHEKGSLKRIFNYRLSRARRIVENVFGIMSVVFRVFRKAIPLRPVNAELVVMACVYLHNFLRRNTSSTAHYTLNTTFDFEDAAHNVVEGSWRRELRNNNMRNLNIHGRPPPQPAQVIRNHFAEYFSSAQGSVPWQTNQA; translated from the exons ATGACTTGTTCACATTGGCCAGTCGCGACCAGTATGTCGCCCGAGGAGGTAGTGTTGTTCAGTGCAGCTTACATAATAATTCGGAAGACCATagcaaaacgtaaaaaaaagaGGTGGTGGGTCCGAGAATATTTGCAACAAAGGGAAAGTTCAAGTTTACTAAGCAGTCTAAGGATGCGCGACGGATctttcgaaaattttactagaATGTCTAGAACCGATTTCGagatacttttaaatatgGTTGGGCCGGCCATAGTCAAGCAAGATACAAAGTTTCGAAAATCTATCGACCCTCACATCAGACTCGCAGTAACATTGAGATACTTGGCAACTGGAGATAGCTATGGTTCATTGTCCTATACTTTCAGAGTGTCAAAACAAGTAATTTGTCATACTATACCAAAAGTTTGCCAAGAATTGATAAAGGCATTAAATTCTTTTGTAaag ACTCCAACCAATGTAAATGAATGGAAAGAAAAATCacgtaattttgaaatattatggaATTTCCCTCACTGCATCGGAGCGATTGACGGAAAGCATGTGTTACTAGAAGCGCCACCAAATTCTGGCagtgattattataattataaagaaaattatagctTGGTTCTCTTAGCAATTGTGGATGCCGAGTATAACTTTGTATATGTTAACTGTGGTGCAAAAGGGAAATCGTCTGACAGTGGAGTGTTCCAGGAAACTCCATTTTATAAAGCACTTAATGAACAGCAACTGAATTTACCAGATCCCGAGCCACTGACCCAAGGTGGTCCGAATATAACATACGTTCTGGTGGGAGATAGCGCATTTGCTCTATCGGAAAATATGATGAGGCCCTATCCCGGCATTCATGAAAAGGGAAGCTTAAAGCGGATTTTCAACTACAGGCTCTCAAGAGCAAGAAGAAtagttgaaaatgtttttggcaTTATGTCTGTAGTGTTTCGCGTATTTCGTAAAGCTATCCCATTACGTCCAGTAAACGCTGAATTAGTTGTAATGGCATGcgtgtacctacataatttcCTGCGACGTAATACATCTTCAACCGCGCATTATACACTAAATACCACATTCGATTTCGAAGACGCTGCCCATAATGTTGTGGAAGGTTCGTGGCGAAGGGAattgagaaataataatatgagaaACTTAAATATTCATGGCAGGCCTCCTCCTCAACCCGCTCAGGTAATAAGAAACCACTTTGCTGAATATTTCTCCAGTGCTCAAGGAAGTGTCCCATGGCAAACAAATCAAGCATAG
- the LOC128679725 gene encoding uncharacterized protein LOC128679725: MGNIDMELLISLVENRPVLWDKTQECYKNRQSSFAAWREICLALNEGFETMSEKEKNDFGKDIIKKWNNARDNWMKYHKKVKECKSGSGAKSLRKYKFYDQMLFLCKIVTRRTTEASITSEKNITQSHNKETDSQTNNDPTAPANTTDLTKTSKKRKTDCSEVDRQMLTLIKSVEDEDKSKSMCFFKGIAPIVDKYSDDDYVEFQYEIIKVMRNLTRRNQASMQQQNYNYNINRGYTTATPDYRIHEYQPTQPIPSTSRMPQELMQQDDSQSSIITELSSITSPDYHFDFSKTP; encoded by the exons ATGGGTAATATTGACATGGAATTGTTAATAAGTTTGGTTGAAAATAGGCCTGTACTGTGGGACAAAACCCAAGAGTGCTATAAAAATAGACAGTCGAGTTTTGCCGCTTGGAGAGAAATTTGTCTTGCGTTAAATGAAGGTTTTGAAACGATGTccgagaaagaaaaaaatgattttg gcaaagatatcataaaaaaatggaaCAATGCAAGAGATAACTGGAtgaaatatcacaaaaaagtTAAGGAATGTAAATCCGGCTCTGGTGCAAAAAGTctacgaaaatataaattctacgATCAAATGCtctttttgtgtaaaattgtGACTCGCCGAACAACGGAAGCAAGTATTACATCAGAAAAAAACATCACACAATCTCACAACAAAGAAACTGACTCACAAACCAATAATGACCCTACCGCACCAGCCAATACTAccgatttaacaaaaacaagcaAGAAGAGAAAGACAGACTGTAGCGAAGTTGATCGACAAATgcttactttaattaaatcagTTGAAGATGAAGACAAGAGTAAGAGTATGTGTTTTTTCAAAGGTATTGCTCCGATTGTAGACAAGTATAGTGATGACGATTATGTTGAATTCCAATATGAAATCATTAAAGTTATGAGAAATTTAACTCGGAGAAATCAAGCGTCCATGCAGCagcaaaattacaattacaatattaatcgAGGCTACACTACGGCTACACCCGACTACAGGATACACGAATATCAACCAACACAACCCATTCCATCCACATCCAGGATGCCTCAAGAACTCATGCAGCAAGATGATTCCCAATCTTCAATTATTACTGAATTAAGTTCAATCACATCGCCTGATTACCATTTCGATTTTTCTAAAActccttaa
- the LOC128679721 gene encoding uncharacterized protein LOC128679721, whose protein sequence is MSNNKKKKLVLAYYLYKKKQKEIEKRKRSSWVHPILLEREKYGAFQTLFTQLEEDETKFYNYFRMKKETFQLLLTAIYDKIRHEDTDMRKSISPAERLAVTIRYLAAGNTFSDLHYSFRMGIKTISCIVQEVFEALWETLSPIYMKLPSEDEWLTIAKNFETNANFPHCLGAIDGKHIRIIKPEESGSMFFNYKLYFSIVLMAVVDTNYNFVFIDVGAYGKECDSAVFKETEFWKRIVGDKLNIPRPKQLPGAGSELPYVFVADEAFALHQHVLRPYGGHQLDSIKKIFNYRLTRARRYVECAFGILSNKWRILHRPLNVSTDTAVNIVKTCCLLQNIIHKVEGIANNATDTASSHMVSTLCHLPRSHSTRGNVTANMIRNKYAEYFMSPVGRVPWQNQHA, encoded by the exons ATGTcgaataataagaaaaaaaaactcgtatTGGCCTACTATTTGTACAAgaagaaacaaaaagaaatagaaaaacgtAAAAGGTCATCGTGGGTGCATCCTATATTATTGGAAAGGGAAAAATATGGTGCATTTCAAACTCTTTTTACGCAGTTGGAAGAAgatgaaactaaattttacaattattttcggATGAAGAAAGAAACCTTTCAACTATTATTAACAGccatatatgataaaataagaCACGAGGATACTGACATGCGTAAATCTATTTCCCCGGCAGAGAGATTAGCCGTTACGATAAG ATATTTAGCTGCAGGGAACACATTTAGTGATCTACATTACAGTTTCAGAATGGGTATAAAAACTATCAGCTGTATTGTACAAGAAGTATTTGAAGCATTGTGGGAAACCCTTTCTccaatttatatgaaactacCATCGGAAGACGAATGGTTAACAATAGCAAAAAATTTCGAGACCAATGCAAATTTTCCTCATTGCTTGGGAGCCATTGACGGAAAACATATTAGAATCATCAAGCCAGAAGAAAGTGGATCAATGTTTTTCAACTACAAGCTCTATTTCTCAATAGTATTAATGGCCGTGGTAGACACaaactataattttgtttttattgatgttGGAGCCTACGGCAAAGAATGCGATTCAGCAGTATTTAAAGAAACAGAATTTTGGAAAAGAATAGTAggcgataaattaaatattcctCGACCTAAGCAGTTGCCAGGTGCAGGCAGTGAGTTACCTTATGTATTTGTTGCTGATGAAGCTTTCGCTTTACATCAACACGTACTTCGTCCTTACGGTGGGCATCAACTtgactcaataaaaaaaattttcaattatcgTCTCACAAGAGCGCGACGCTACGTCGAATGCGCATTTGGTATTTTATCCAATAAATGGAGGATTTTGCATAGACCATTAAATGTTTCAACAGATACTGCTGTTAACATTGTAAAAACATGCTGcttattacaaaacataattcaTAAAGTAGAGGGTATTGCTAATAATGCTACTGACACTGCTAGTTCACACATGGTGTCTACTCTATGCCATTTGCCTCGTTCCCATTCAACACGAGGTAATGTAACAGCAAATATGATTCGTAACAAATATGCAGAGTATTTCATGTCACCAGTAGGGCGTGTACCCTGGCAAAATCaacatgcataa